The Pseudoalteromonas marina DNA segment CCATATAAACGTTTTGTTTCCAAGTGTGTTGAATGGCGTTGGACTGTTTTATTTAGTTTTATTGCTTTATTAGTGCTGACTTTTGCTTTAATTGCTTCAAATCAGGTGCGCACTATTCCTTCACCTAAAGTACCGCATGATTTCCCACAAATTAATATTGAAATGAATGACAACGTATCCGACATTCAAACTATTAATGCTATTCGCGAAATAGAAGCGATGGTGCTTGAGGTAGATAAAGAAACAGAGCGTCAAACAGGTCAAAAAATTATCCGTGACGTGCTCGTGTTTAACCAAGGCCGCACAGAGGCGCAATTATTAGCCCCATTAGTTGATGAAGGCTTACGTCCTTACGATGCGTTTGAATTATCGCGCCGTTGGCGTGAAGCCATGCCTAATATTGCAGGTGTTAAATCGTTAACTATTCAAGACGACGTAGGCGGCGGTGGCGGCAACGGTGGTGGCGAGTTTGGTTACCTTCTATTTGGGTCTGATATCGATACATTAAACGAAGCTGGGCGTCGTTTTATTCAATTACTTCAGCAGCAAGAAGGCTTGTTTGATATAAGTTCAACCATAGATCCAGCAAGTAAAGAAGTGCAAATGAGTTTAAAACCCGTTGCCTTTGATTTGGGGTTAGACTTAGCCAGTATTGCTAATCAAGTAGGTGCCAGTTTTTATGGTGGCGAAGCACAACGCGTAATTAGAAATGGTGAAGAAGTCCGTGTAATGGTTCGTTACCCTAAACTTACACGCGAAGCATTTTCATCACTTAAACATACAGTGGTGACTACACCAACAGGGCGCGAAGTGTTATTGGGTGATGTGGTTGAGCTAACCGAAACTCCCGGTATTAGCTACATTCGCCGTGAAGGTGGCTATCGAACTGTTTATGTGTACGGCAGTATTGATGAAGAGCAAATTGAGCCGGGCGAAGTGGTTAAACAGGTAAAAGAAAACCTATTACCACAGCTTAAAGAAGAATACCCAAGCGTTAAATCAGAACTTGGTGGTGCTATTGAGGAGCAACAGGCGCAAGCCAATGAGCAAATGTTGTTTTTTATTGGAGGCATGATACTAGTTTACATACTGCTTGCTGTACCACTAAAAAGCTATTCACAACCGCTTATTGTAATGTCGGTTATTCCGTTTAGCTTAACGGGGGCTATTTGGGGGCACTACTGGTTTGATTTGGATATGAGCTTAATGTCTGGCTTTGGTCTTATTGCTGCAGCGGGCGTTGTAATTAATGACTCCTTGGTTATGACCGACTATGTAAACCAGGTACGTAAGCAAGGCGTTAGCGTTAAAAATGCTGTAATTGAAGCCGGCTGTGCGCGTTTCAGAGCAATATTACTCACCTCAATCACTACGTTTGCTGGTGTGTTGCCTATTATGTTTGAAACCAGCCTACAGGCTAAGTTTGTAATTCCTATGGCAGTTGCGCTGGGATTTGCAGTTATGTTTGCAACCTTAATTACGCTTATTCTTGTACCTTGTTTGTACATTATATTAGGTGATATTGGGGCCTTATTTAAAAACACTTACCGACGTATTTTTAAACGAAGAAGTGTAGAAGTGTCTGTTGATAGCTAATTTTTGCTAAACAATAAAAAAGGACTGAGTGTTAACACTCAGTCCTTTTTTTATTTTTATTATGTTTATAATTAGTCTTTAAATTGCTTGTGGCAATCTTTACAACCTTTCGCCCAAGCACCAAAGGCTTTACCAATAACCGCTTTGTCGCCAGATTGGGCAGCTAGAGCAAGTTTGTCTGCGTTTGCAGCAAACGCATTGGCTTTTTCAACAAATACCGTATTTTCAGACCAAACAGCAGCCAGTGCCGATGTATCGCCTTTGTCTGTTCCTGCGTAGAAAGCTTCCCAAGGCATTTTTGAAAGCGCTGCTGCGTTATTTGCACGCATTTTGAATTGTTCTGCATCAAATGGAACCTTGCCTTTAAGCATTGCGCCCATATCGCCAATTTGAACTGATAGCATAGAAAAAGCACTTTGACGGTATTCAATAGCGTCGCTTGGCTCTTTAAACGCAGAGTTTGCAGATACACTTAGCGCGCATGTTGTTAGTAATGCACCCGCTAGAATCTTTTTAAATTTCATATTATTGCCCCTGTTAACTATTTTTTGACTATTGCTTTGTATCTTAGCTATTGGTTTTATTCAAGCTAATACAGAAAAATTAACTAAAAGTTAATCGTTCATATCAATATCAGCAAATATCATCCCTCGTCGCATACTGCGAGTTGCTAAGAAAACTTCACCTAATAACGACATAAACGCACATATTAACAACGCCATAGCGGCCACAAAACAGCTGGCGATAGTAACGCCTAAGTTTATTGATTGAATGTGAGATAAAAATAATAGCATAACCACTGCGCATACAAGCAAAGCGCTCAAAACACTTAAA contains these protein-coding regions:
- a CDS encoding efflux RND transporter permease subunit; the encoded protein is MSESTQTKQTGLIAYFANNSVAANLMMLFIIVMGFLSYKTIQRQMFPNIEINYINVNANYPGASPQEIEESILIKIEESLKDITEIKKGVYRAFRNGGSARLEIHTDAELTDVLDKVKLRVDGIATFPAGMEPVTISQIEFRQDVIGMTLVADLPLFELKPIANNIEDELLQLSNVSLVVNDVPLDEIAIEIDPDTLRQYNLTISDVMNAVRRYSANFSAGQLKTDAGVISVRVENQFYSGEEFRQIPVKIGEYGAKVLLQDIATIKDQFTEGERYFKFNGENAVYLSVKATQSQNIIPVAESVKAYIDKKNKELPPGVRIEPLMDMTYYLNARLDMMKLNLLQGAILVAIMLSLFLRFKLALWVMIGLPVCFLGAMMVMPLFGISINIVSLFAFIMVLGIVVDDAIVIGEAAYSEVEKSGGGVDNVVRGAKRVATPATFGVLTTIAVFAPFTLSSGPESAFFYVIAVVVMLCLVFSLIESKLILPAHIAHTHFTPIKKGGWRDRFNTRFFVFVNGPYKRFVSKCVEWRWTVLFSFIALLVLTFALIASNQVRTIPSPKVPHDFPQINIEMNDNVSDIQTINAIREIEAMVLEVDKETERQTGQKIIRDVLVFNQGRTEAQLLAPLVDEGLRPYDAFELSRRWREAMPNIAGVKSLTIQDDVGGGGGNGGGEFGYLLFGSDIDTLNEAGRRFIQLLQQQEGLFDISSTIDPASKEVQMSLKPVAFDLGLDLASIANQVGASFYGGEAQRVIRNGEEVRVMVRYPKLTREAFSSLKHTVVTTPTGREVLLGDVVELTETPGISYIRREGGYRTVYVYGSIDEEQIEPGEVVKQVKENLLPQLKEEYPSVKSELGGAIEEQQAQANEQMLFFIGGMILVYILLAVPLKSYSQPLIVMSVIPFSLTGAIWGHYWFDLDMSLMSGFGLIAAAGVVINDSLVMTDYVNQVRKQGVSVKNAVIEAGCARFRAILLTSITTFAGVLPIMFETSLQAKFVIPMAVALGFAVMFATLITLILVPCLYIILGDIGALFKNTYRRIFKRRSVEVSVDS
- a CDS encoding c-type cytochrome; this translates as MKFKKILAGALLTTCALSVSANSAFKEPSDAIEYRQSAFSMLSVQIGDMGAMLKGKVPFDAEQFKMRANNAAALSKMPWEAFYAGTDKGDTSALAAVWSENTVFVEKANAFAANADKLALAAQSGDKAVIGKAFGAWAKGCKDCHKQFKD